A region of the Bacteroidia bacterium genome:
TAGTTTTTAATCGGTTCAAACAAGGTTGAGTAAAGTATAGGGCTTATCTGTTCTAAAAGAGTAAAATTTTTTTGCTTCATAGCAGAGTCTATTGCAGTAATGTATTTGAAGGTTTCGGAAGTAGTAGGTAAAGGAATAAAGTCCGTTTTTTGGCTACTTACAAGCAATGCTACACTTTGGGCATTTGGTAAAGGCAAATAGTGTAAAATATGGGCTTTATGCAGAGGATGCTGCTCATCTTGTATTTTTTTCCATCTTTTAGAAATTTCATCCAAAAAAATAGAGTAAATTAAGTTTTCATTTTGAGTTTCAACAAAAGTAGTATTCAAACCTTTTATGTGGTAGCAAAAATAGTAGTCAGGGGCGTACTTTTGCGCATTTTGCCACAAATTGAATAAAGATTGTTGTGCTTTTTGATAATCTTTGACTAGTGTGTTTACCCATTGCGTATCCACTTTGTAATCGTTTTTAGAAGCATAAATCAGCTCTTTTTTTAGATTAGAAATTTGCTTGTTAATCTTAGCATGACGATCTGTTAAAGTATCTTGGGTAGATGAATAAAATTTGAGATTCGGTTCAGCAAACTGATGTGAAAAACGAGCAAATAACTCACTATAAGAAACTATTTTTTCTAGATAGTGCTTTTGTCGTGTAAATTGATAAAGATGTAAGGATAAAAAAATTATTTTTTGAGGAACTTCTTCGGGGAGTGGCACATATTGCCCCTGCCTGAATAATTTTAACTTCAATTCCAAAACTAACTCCAGCGCATTAAGCGAACTATTGAGTTCATACTCTTTTTGGCTATCTTGATATGCAGTTTTTCCATCATCGTTTAGCCACAAAGTAATAGGTTGTAAATGAGAATAAGAGTAGTTTTCTATGATTAGATTTGCTTTTTGAATAAGCAAAGGAATGACTTTTTCTTCTAAAATTACGTTCTTGTAGGTAGGTGTAGCAAAAGCTTCATTAGTACTTTGAAGACATAAGGCATCAATAGCGTTTTGATAAGCTTGCACTTGGCGTATATACTGCTTAGACAAGCGATATAAAGCAGCTAAACGTAAATATTGTTCAGACAAATACACGTTAGGTGAACTTACTTTATTTTTGAGAATAAAGACAGCTTTTTCTGCGTATTGGATAGCTTTTTCATAATCTTTTTCGGTTTGGTAAAAAAAAGAAAGTTTTTGATAAGCTTGAAGTAAATACTCGTGCATAGCCCATTGAGGATTATGCTCTAATAAGTGCAAACCTTTAAGATAATAATTAAGACTTTTTTGATGTTCTTTTTTCAGAAAGTAAGCGGTACCTAAATTGATATAGCTTTGGGCTACTTCTATATGCTTTGTACCAAGTGTACGCAGGTAGATGTTATTAGCTAATTCATAAAACCGGTAACACAAAACCGCATCTTTTTGAGCTTCCATCACTGCGCCAAGGTTTTTGTAAGTTTCTGCTAATTGAGGATGATATTCTACATAGTGCTGCTTTTGGATAAATAGTGCGTTTTGATAATATTCTTCTGCTTTCTCATAATTTCTTTGTGCAAAGTAGGTGGTACCTATAGCCTGTAAAACACGAGCAATGTGTAAATCATTTTCAGGTAATATGTTTTTGAATAATGTTAGTGCTTTTCTTTGGTAGTATAGTGCAGAGTCATACTTAGCCATTTTTTCATGCAGTATACCTAATTGTAGGAAAGCCTTGGCAGTGTGTATATACTGCTCTCCGTATTGTTTTTTATAAAGTACGATGGATTGGTAAATAGAATTTAATGCAAGTAAATAATTTCCTAATTCTGTAAGTAAAACGCTTTTTGCATACAGTGCATAAGCTAATCCCTCTGGTTTTTCAGAGTACTTTTGATAAATCTTTATAGCCTGTTCAACAACTGTTTTAGCTGTGGATACTTCACCCTTTTTAGCTAAAATAGCCGCAATAAGTAGGTTTACTTCGGCGTATTCGGAACTATTTTTAGAATATACCTCTTCGCATAAGTTTAAAAGTCTTTTGGAATGAAATAAAGCTAAATCATAATAGTATGCTTCGTAATACGCTGTTACTGCTGCTTTTAACCGTTCAACTTCTGTTCTAGTATCGCTTTTAGGGGCATACTGACTATATTTTGCAGCATATAGTGCTGCGCTATCGTAATATAAAAATCTCCGAAAAATGTTCTCTTTAGCAAAATAAATTTCATAAGGTTGAAAATCACTAAGCCACATTAAGTTTGCATACTTAAGAGCTGTATCAGGGGAAAAAGCGTATAACTCGGCTGCAATAATCTGCTTTATGCTTTCTTTTTGATGGGATAGGTTTCTTTGCTGTGCTGCGTACTGGTAAGCTTTTCTAAAATAAAAAGAGGCGCTATCATATTCTTTGGTTTGATAAAGAGCGTTTCCTTTTTGCATGTAGTCCTGCCATGTTTGGGCTTGGGCAACACAGTTCTTTAATAAAGCAATTCTCACAAAAAAAATCCAGTAAAAAGCGCTTAGTAAAAATGGAACAAAAATTCTGCATTTGCTATCCCAAAAAATAAGTGCATCCAAAAGCTTCCTAATTTTTGTGTAAAAAAAGCTGTTACTGAAAAATTTCATAATACGAAAATAAACTAAAAATCAGAGTCATCAAACCAGTGTAGTAATAGCCATTCCTCATCTGCTTGATTGCGAGTAAGCGTAAAAATTACTCTGCCTGTACCTCTGTAAGTTGTGTACGCATCAATTTCTAATAACAAGTTAAAAGAACGAACCACTTCTGCTGAAGTAGCTGTGGTATCTAATTGAATGTAGTTGTTCCATGTAAGGGAGATATTTTTGACGCTTTGGAATAAGCGGTGTTGGATGCGCATCTCCTCACCCCTATCCCATGAAATTTGTGTATTGTTTGCAAAATCATAGTATGTAAATCTAAAATTGGGATGTAAGAGTTTTCCGTACAAGGTACTATCTCTAAACTCGTATGCGTTTTTGAACCATGTAAATACTCCATCTACACTCTTACGATTACCTATGGCACTCAATACGCTGTTGTCATCCTTGACGACTTTGGGCTTAAATATGTTTTTCTTACATCCAGTTAGGGCTATTCCTAACCACACAATAAACCAAATCTTAAACTTCATTTATTCTACAAATTTAAGTAAAAATACAAGGAAGCACAACCTCTACACACGTACGCGTGGATCTATCCATTGATATGCTATATCCGTAAAAAAGTTAATTAGCACAAAAAACACTCCTAAAACCAACACAACTCCCATCAGTACAGGAAAGTCTTGCTGCTCCATCGCTTGAACTGTTAAATATCCTATTCCTTTCCAGCTAAACACGTACTCTACGAAAAAAGCCCCTGCTATTAGAGAAGCCAACCAATTAGAAATAGCTGATACTACGGGATTAAGTGCATTTCGCAAAGCATGTTTGAACAAAATCCTAAAATTTGATAAGCCTTTGGCTTTCGCGGTACGAATGTAATCTTCTTGTAATACTTCTATCATGCTGCTCCGAGTCAATGACGCAATAATAGCAGCAGGACGTACTCCCAAAGTCAAACTCGGCAATACCGCGTATCGCCAATCATAATAAAAAGAAAGTGAAAGCGCATCAAATTGCTCAATATACCCCGAAAAAGGTAAATGCGTATAGTCATGCAGCCAATATCCAAAAAACCAAGCTATAATTAACGAAGCAAAAAACGAAGGCAGAGAAATACCTACATTAGTAAAGAGTTGTATTGCGTAATCTAAAAGTGTTTTTTTATACACTGCTGCAAGTATTCCCCCTGAAACTCCCAAAAAAATAGCTACACATAAAGCTAAAAATGACAATAGCAATGTACCATGCAGATGTTCTGTTATCGTCTGCCAAACTTTTTCATTCGTTTGATAAGAACGACCTAAGTACGGTTTTTTGAGCAAAATCACATGGTTTCTTATAGTTGCAAGTATAACATAATCATATTTTGCATAACTTTTTGTTTCTTGAAAATGAACAGAAATAGGTGATAAGTCTATCAGGTAATACAAAAAACGATATACGATAGGTTTGTCTAAATGTAGGTCTTTGCGAATACTTTCTATAGTTTGAATATCTGCACGTTGTCCAACGAGCATTTGAGCAGGATCTTTGGCAAAAGCATGAAACAAAAAGAAAACAAAGGCAATAATTCCTAACACTACACTACATACATACACCCCCTTTTTAACCAGGTTTTGAAACATGCCTAACAAAATTATGTATTTTTGTGCTACTCGTATGAAAATAGTATGTTACACTTTGTGGTTTACTGCATGCTTGTATGCCTACACTCAAATTCTCCCTATTGATGTTCTACACAAGCATCCTGTAGACACTTCTATAACTATTGCCCTTAGCAAACCTGATAAGGTCTATAAACTCAACCTTAGCAAACAGGATTTAACTTCTCTTCCTCCTGAAATAAGCAAGCTTAAAAAACTTCACGTACTTGATATAAGCTACAACATGCTAGAAACTTTACCTCCTCAAATTGGGGACTTACCTTTGTTACAGATTATCAATGCACAAAATAACAATATCACTAGCATACCTACTGAAATCAGCAAGTTAGAACATTTAGAAATTCTCAATCTGCAAACCAATAAAATTACTCAAATTCCTGCGGAAATTGGTAAGTTGCAAAAACTAAAATCTTTGACTTTACAAAACAATCAACTACAAAGTATTCCAGGTGAAATTCAATATTGCAAAAATTTAGAAGTACTCAACCTTCAAAATAACCTTATCAAACAACTACCTCCTGAAATAGGAAAACTTACACATCTACAAGCTTTGTACATTCAAAACAATCTGATTAAGCAGTTGCCCCCTGAAATAGCAAACTTACAAAATCTACAATGGCTGTACGTAGGTAAAAACAATAACATTGCCACCCCAAGCAGCTTTTTTCAGATTTTATCTCAACTGCCTAAACTGCAATGGTTAGAACTAGAAAATTGCAATCTTAAAGCTTTATCACCTGACATAGGCAAACTAAAACA
Encoded here:
- a CDS encoding ABC transporter permease, which produces MFQNLVKKGVYVCSVVLGIIAFVFFLFHAFAKDPAQMLVGQRADIQTIESIRKDLHLDKPIVYRFLYYLIDLSPISVHFQETKSYAKYDYVILATIRNHVILLKKPYLGRSYQTNEKVWQTITEHLHGTLLLSFLALCVAIFLGVSGGILAAVYKKTLLDYAIQLFTNVGISLPSFFASLIIAWFFGYWLHDYTHLPFSGYIEQFDALSLSFYYDWRYAVLPSLTLGVRPAAIIASLTRSSMIEVLQEDYIRTAKAKGLSNFRILFKHALRNALNPVVSAISNWLASLIAGAFFVEYVFSWKGIGYLTVQAMEQQDFPVLMGVVLVLGVFFVLINFFTDIAYQWIDPRVRV
- a CDS encoding tetratricopeptide repeat protein, whose amino-acid sequence is MRIALLKNCVAQAQTWQDYMQKGNALYQTKEYDSASFYFRKAYQYAAQQRNLSHQKESIKQIIAAELYAFSPDTALKYANLMWLSDFQPYEIYFAKENIFRRFLYYDSAALYAAKYSQYAPKSDTRTEVERLKAAVTAYYEAYYYDLALFHSKRLLNLCEEVYSKNSSEYAEVNLLIAAILAKKGEVSTAKTVVEQAIKIYQKYSEKPEGLAYALYAKSVLLTELGNYLLALNSIYQSIVLYKKQYGEQYIHTAKAFLQLGILHEKMAKYDSALYYQRKALTLFKNILPENDLHIARVLQAIGTTYFAQRNYEKAEEYYQNALFIQKQHYVEYHPQLAETYKNLGAVMEAQKDAVLCYRFYELANNIYLRTLGTKHIEVAQSYINLGTAYFLKKEHQKSLNYYLKGLHLLEHNPQWAMHEYLLQAYQKLSFFYQTEKDYEKAIQYAEKAVFILKNKVSSPNVYLSEQYLRLAALYRLSKQYIRQVQAYQNAIDALCLQSTNEAFATPTYKNVILEEKVIPLLIQKANLIIENYSYSHLQPITLWLNDDGKTAYQDSQKEYELNSSLNALELVLELKLKLFRQGQYVPLPEEVPQKIIFLSLHLYQFTRQKHYLEKIVSYSELFARFSHQFAEPNLKFYSSTQDTLTDRHAKINKQISNLKKELIYASKNDYKVDTQWVNTLVKDYQKAQQSLFNLWQNAQKYAPDYYFCYHIKGLNTTFVETQNENLIYSIFLDEISKRWKKIQDEQHPLHKAHILHYLPLPNAQSVALLVSSQKTDFIPLPTTSETFKYITAIDSAMKQKNFTLLEQISPILYSTLFEPIKNYLTHNTLIVFLHGNFSQLCIENLIADKKNTLIQKYRILYAFSVADLFEIKEEKPKTTFAQNYHNVRRSVSGLENSKLGFKSVSNTVNSIDILHTDTPIDYKPGSKILSCYLYISSYCNTFVPYMSANCITLRYPLEIETEQFFWREFYESLSKSRTIWDSFYTAQQKVEKNSLYSVGCFRLFIGKI
- a CDS encoding leucine-rich repeat domain-containing protein, yielding MPNKIMYFCATRMKIVCYTLWFTACLYAYTQILPIDVLHKHPVDTSITIALSKPDKVYKLNLSKQDLTSLPPEISKLKKLHVLDISYNMLETLPPQIGDLPLLQIINAQNNNITSIPTEISKLEHLEILNLQTNKITQIPAEIGKLQKLKSLTLQNNQLQSIPGEIQYCKNLEVLNLQNNLIKQLPPEIGKLTHLQALYIQNNLIKQLPPEIANLQNLQWLYVGKNNNIATPSSFFQILSQLPKLQWLELENCNLKALSPDIGKLKHLRMLEIANNPLKTLTDSIGNITTLKVLNASNCQLTKIPSAIGKLTHLERLILNNNALTALPPEISKLQKNLKYLSLKGNPISESEKAKLKKWLPNTLIEYD